One region of Desertifilum tharense IPPAS B-1220 genomic DNA includes:
- a CDS encoding type II toxin-antitoxin system HicB family antitoxin, with amino-acid sequence MIVKKIVYWSEEDRAFIVEVPELPGCAADGDTYQEALQNAEIVVQEWIETAKTLGRSIPKPIKA; translated from the coding sequence ATGATTGTAAAAAAGATCGTCTATTGGAGTGAAGAAGACCGGGCATTCATTGTTGAAGTGCCAGAATTACCGGGTTGTGCTGCTGATGGAGACACTTATCAGGAAGCTCTACAAAATGCTGAAATAGTTGTACAAGAATGGATTGAGACCGCAAAAACTCTGGGACGTTCAATACCTAAACCGATAAAAGCTTAA
- a CDS encoding Uma2 family endonuclease, with protein sequence MDILTLNLNPIIDLTDEQFFQLCQINELIRFERNADRTLVLMPLVGGTTSIRNASLTAQLGTWNHDDTLGISFDSSTGFTLPNGAVRSPDASWIPLERWNALTSEQKKRFLPLCPDFVVELRSPSDSLTAIRQKMQEYIANGTRLGWLIDPQSRRVEVYRQGQEVEILESPTTLLGEDVLVGFVLNLAPIWY encoded by the coding sequence ATGGATATTCTAACCCTTAACCTCAATCCAATCATTGACCTGACTGATGAACAATTTTTTCAATTATGTCAGATCAACGAACTGATCAGATTTGAGCGTAATGCTGATAGAACATTAGTATTAATGCCTCTTGTTGGAGGTACAACTAGCATTCGTAATGCTAGTTTAACTGCTCAGCTTGGGACGTGGAATCATGATGATACTTTAGGTATCAGTTTCGATTCTTCTACTGGTTTTACGCTACCTAATGGTGCTGTTCGTTCTCCTGATGCATCTTGGATACCCTTAGAACGCTGGAATGCTTTAACGTCCGAACAGAAAAAGCGATTTCTGCCCCTATGTCCTGATTTTGTGGTGGAATTACGCTCTCCTAGCGATAGTTTAACGGCAATTCGTCAAAAGATGCAGGAATATATTGCGAATGGAACGCGCTTAGGGTGGTTAATCGATCCTCAGTCTCGCCGAGTCGAAGTTTACCGTCAAGGTCAAGAAGTCGAAATTTTAGAATCTCCTACCACTTTATTGGGTGAAGATGTGCTTGTGGGTTTTGTCCTAAATCTTGCCCCCATTTGGTACTAG
- a CDS encoding Uma2 family endonuclease, producing MTQTLFPIPLSDAGSHLVLHNISWEMYEQLLEVFAEYPQLRMTYNRGTLELMTPLAEHESYSWNLSRLIAILSEELGLEIRGLKSTTWRSQVQAVGKEADDSFYIQNEPAIRTKLKIDLTVDPPPDLVVEIDTTHSFIDKISVYENLKVPEIWQYRNENITIYILTEAGYIESEMSLAFGSFPVKALTQFMKIDSQKGENARMREFREWVKSQL from the coding sequence ATGACTCAAACGCTTTTTCCTATTCCGCTATCAGATGCAGGTTCTCATCTAGTGTTGCATAACATTAGTTGGGAAATGTATGAACAACTTTTAGAGGTGTTTGCAGAATATCCTCAGCTTCGCATGACTTACAATCGAGGGACTCTAGAACTGATGACTCCTTTAGCAGAACATGAGAGTTATAGTTGGAATTTGAGTCGGCTAATTGCGATTCTTTCTGAGGAACTGGGGTTAGAAATCAGAGGCTTAAAATCAACGACTTGGCGTTCTCAAGTGCAAGCAGTGGGGAAGGAAGCCGATGACTCCTTTTATATTCAAAATGAGCCTGCAATTCGGACAAAGCTAAAAATTGACTTAACGGTCGATCCGCCACCTGATTTAGTTGTTGAAATTGATACAACCCATTCCTTTATTGATAAAATATCAGTTTATGAAAATTTAAAAGTTCCTGAAATTTGGCAATATAGAAACGAAAATATTACAATTTATATCTTGACTGAAGCAGGTTATATAGAATCAGAAATGAGTTTAGCGTTTGGCTCATTTCCAGTCAAAGCATTAACTCAATTTATGAAAATTGATTCCCAAAAGGGTGAAAATGCTAGGATGCGTGAGTTTCGCGAGTGGGTGAAGAGTCAATTATAA
- a CDS encoding element excision factor XisI family protein translates to MRSQHDIVLAFDPPNLRQYTDFAVQ, encoded by the coding sequence GTGCGGAGTCAGCATGATATTGTTCTTGCCTTTGACCCACCCAACTTACGACAATACACTGATTTTGCTGTTCAATAA
- a CDS encoding general stress protein — translation MVLGQHQRAVGVFSTQREAERALSELRNAGFPMRQVSIIAQKVEGRDNFSGADIRTEEGNRAGEGAATGAVTGGVVGGLVGLIGSLTALTIPGVGPLVAGGALASTLTGGVVGAAAGGLVGALVGLGIPEDKAKMYSDRVSRGEYLVVVDGTSEEIRLAESLLNRHGIHNWGIFPVTDTSTRRDYDATATTARRDYDDRDPNLPGRHKRAVGVFPTRDATYNALDALRSASFNMERVSVITRDAKREDDIAGVDVQDKVGNKADEGAAAGALTGGALGGVAGLLVGLGTLAIPGIGPILLAGAEATAIASTLAGAGIGAAAGGLIGALVGLGIPEERAKVYNDRVSRGEYLVMVSGTEDEIRHAEAILNQGGIQELGIYDAPDIRDSTTPRSVNSTTRTNDLQYVDPNLR, via the coding sequence ATGGTTTTAGGTCAACATCAGCGAGCGGTCGGTGTTTTCTCGACTCAACGAGAAGCCGAACGCGCCCTTAGCGAACTGCGAAACGCCGGATTTCCAATGCGGCAAGTTTCCATCATCGCTCAAAAAGTTGAGGGTAGAGATAATTTTAGTGGTGCAGATATTCGTACAGAAGAAGGAAACCGGGCAGGCGAAGGCGCTGCAACAGGTGCAGTTACCGGCGGTGTCGTCGGCGGCTTAGTCGGCTTAATTGGTAGCCTCACTGCCTTAACAATTCCCGGTGTCGGCCCGTTAGTCGCCGGGGGTGCATTAGCTTCAACCCTAACAGGAGGGGTTGTGGGTGCAGCCGCCGGGGGTTTAGTCGGTGCCTTAGTCGGTTTAGGCATTCCCGAAGATAAAGCAAAAATGTATAGCGATCGCGTTTCTCGCGGCGAATACCTGGTGGTTGTCGATGGCACCTCCGAAGAAATTCGTTTAGCAGAGTCTTTACTCAACCGTCACGGGATTCATAACTGGGGTATTTTCCCGGTTACTGATACCAGCACCCGTCGAGACTACGACGCGACAGCAACAACCGCCCGTCGAGACTACGACGATCGCGATCCTAACCTCCCAGGACGCCACAAACGGGCTGTCGGCGTTTTCCCCACCCGCGATGCAACGTATAACGCCTTAGATGCGCTACGCAGTGCTAGCTTCAATATGGAACGGGTTTCTGTAATTACCCGCGACGCCAAACGTGAAGATGATATTGCCGGCGTAGACGTTCAAGATAAGGTCGGTAACAAAGCTGATGAAGGCGCAGCCGCCGGTGCATTAACCGGGGGTGCCTTGGGTGGCGTTGCAGGTTTGTTAGTCGGTTTGGGAACCCTAGCAATTCCTGGGATTGGACCGATCCTGCTAGCCGGTGCAGAAGCCACTGCGATCGCCTCTACTTTAGCAGGCGCAGGGATTGGTGCAGCCGCAGGCGGTTTGATTGGTGCTTTAGTCGGTTTAGGCATTCCTGAAGAACGCGCCAAAGTCTACAACGACCGCGTTTCTCGCGGCGAGTACCTCGTCATGGTCAGCGGTACAGAAGATGAAATCCGCCACGCCGAAGCCATTCTCAACCAAGGTGGCATTCAAGAATTAGGCATCTACGACGCACCCGATATTCGCGATTCCACTACACCCCGTAGCGTGAATTCCACCACGCGGACTAACGATCTGCAATACGTCGATCCTAATCTGCGCTAA
- a CDS encoding BON domain-containing protein: MKKIFPVLLGGALLLGAVACTDGAQTSGNAPSNTNEVGEELQAQENLEDATSDTRQAQIESDERARQDRQGTLGNEGEVSDGDIESLVRNNLETNLPTSQLLVESEDGVVTVAGQVATQQDLERIETLTKEVRGVKSVQVNAQVGTPAAGQ; the protein is encoded by the coding sequence ATGAAAAAGATTTTTCCCGTTTTACTAGGTGGTGCCCTCCTTTTAGGTGCCGTTGCTTGTACAGATGGCGCTCAAACCAGCGGTAATGCCCCTTCCAACACCAATGAAGTGGGTGAAGAACTCCAAGCGCAAGAAAACCTAGAAGACGCAACCAGCGACACCCGCCAAGCCCAAATTGAATCAGACGAACGCGCCCGCCAAGATCGTCAAGGCACATTGGGCAACGAGGGCGAAGTCAGCGATGGAGATATCGAAAGCTTAGTCCGTAACAACCTAGAAACCAACCTTCCCACCTCCCAACTCTTAGTTGAATCGGAAGATGGTGTCGTGACAGTAGCAGGTCAAGTGGCTACTCAGCAAGACCTAGAACGGATTGAAACACTTACCAAGGAAGTGAGAGGCGTCAAGAGCGTTCAAGTCAACGCTCAAGTCGGTACGCCTGCCGCAGGTCAATAA
- a CDS encoding DUF1611 domain-containing protein, with protein MSLEAQRAKLQNGKIAILLHDGMQRRQGKTGLALLRYSPAEIVAVIDREFAGESVTKLTRIPREVPIVASVAEVLSYQPDAIAIGIAPSGGALPDEWIAELKQAVAAGISVVNGLHTPLGTHPELQPLLQGEQFIWDIRQEPPGLGIASAKARQLSCLRVLTVGTDMSIGKMSTSLELHRTSLKRGLKSCFVGTGQAGIMISGAGIPLDAVRVDFAAGAVEQQVLKYGAESDILHIEGQGSLMHPGSTATLPLIRGSQPTHLILGHRWGQTQIHNCPDVEIPPLPQAIELYEKVASIAGATHPIRVAGVALNTAKIESDEQAREAIAQTQAETGLPCTDAVRFGGDILLDAIL; from the coding sequence ATGAGTCTTGAAGCACAAAGAGCAAAACTGCAAAACGGCAAAATTGCGATTTTACTCCACGATGGAATGCAGCGCCGCCAAGGAAAAACCGGACTAGCCCTTTTACGGTATTCGCCTGCGGAAATTGTCGCCGTTATCGATCGCGAATTTGCGGGAGAATCAGTCACAAAACTCACCCGCATTCCCCGCGAAGTTCCAATAGTTGCCTCTGTTGCAGAAGTTTTATCCTATCAACCCGATGCGATCGCAATTGGTATTGCTCCTTCAGGGGGTGCCTTACCCGATGAATGGATTGCAGAATTAAAACAAGCCGTAGCCGCCGGAATTTCAGTGGTTAATGGCTTGCATACTCCCCTGGGTACTCACCCCGAACTGCAACCGCTACTTCAAGGCGAACAATTTATTTGGGATATCCGCCAAGAGCCCCCCGGTTTAGGGATAGCCTCAGCCAAAGCGCGTCAACTATCGTGTCTGCGAGTGCTAACCGTGGGAACGGATATGAGCATTGGTAAAATGTCCACTAGCTTAGAACTGCATCGCACCAGCTTAAAACGCGGCTTAAAGTCTTGCTTTGTCGGCACAGGTCAAGCTGGAATTATGATATCCGGTGCAGGCATTCCCTTAGATGCCGTGCGGGTTGACTTTGCAGCCGGTGCAGTCGAACAGCAAGTCCTAAAATATGGGGCAGAGTCTGACATTTTGCACATTGAAGGACAAGGTTCGCTCATGCATCCCGGTTCCACCGCCACCTTACCCTTAATTCGCGGTTCCCAACCCACCCATCTGATTTTAGGACATCGCTGGGGCCAAACGCAGATTCACAACTGCCCCGATGTAGAAATCCCACCCCTTCCCCAGGCGATCGAATTATACGAAAAAGTAGCCAGCATTGCCGGAGCCACCCACCCAATCCGAGTAGCGGGAGTGGCTTTAAATACCGCTAAGATTGAGAGCGATGAGCAAGCACGAGAAGCGATCGCCCAAACCCAAGCCGAAACAGGCTTACCCTGCACCGATGCTGTCCGTTTTGGCGGCGATATCCTCTTAGATGCCATTCTGTAA
- a CDS encoding dipeptide epimerase has product MQIRLQTFTVHKRFALTISRGTNTGNTNIWIAIAHENIEGWGEASPFDVGEAQTTEMLLAALTEIALHLEQYSPLDRQQIEQVCIGANLPSAARAAIDMALYDWLGKRVGLPLWQLWGLSRQSIVPTSVTVGISSPENARKRVQHWQEVTSVRCLKVKLGSPEGIESDRAMLQAVREEAPPDALIYVDANGGWNLEDALLMCNWLGELGIRYIEQPLPKGQEQDLEILYARSPLPIFVDESCFTSQDIPKLADKVHGINIKLMKAGGLTEALRMVHAAKACGLQIMFGCYSDSSLANTAAAQLAPFADYLDLDSHLNLLDDPFSGATLQESKLIPNDLPGLGVTRGEEPSPQEQAIAKSRDRRLMID; this is encoded by the coding sequence TTGCAGATTCGCCTTCAAACCTTTACCGTCCATAAACGCTTTGCGCTAACCATCAGCCGGGGAACCAATACCGGGAATACGAATATCTGGATCGCGATCGCCCATGAGAATATCGAAGGATGGGGCGAAGCCTCGCCTTTTGATGTTGGGGAAGCGCAAACAACCGAAATGCTCCTCGCCGCTTTAACCGAAATTGCCCTTCACTTAGAGCAATATAGCCCTCTAGACCGCCAGCAGATCGAGCAAGTCTGCATCGGCGCGAACCTGCCCTCCGCCGCCCGCGCCGCCATTGATATGGCCCTGTATGATTGGTTGGGGAAACGGGTGGGACTTCCGCTGTGGCAATTGTGGGGGTTATCTCGTCAATCGATTGTTCCCACTTCTGTCACCGTTGGTATTAGTTCGCCCGAAAATGCCAGAAAGCGGGTACAGCATTGGCAAGAAGTGACTTCAGTGCGCTGCTTAAAGGTGAAATTGGGTAGCCCAGAAGGGATTGAAAGCGATCGCGCTATGCTGCAAGCTGTACGAGAGGAAGCCCCGCCAGATGCGTTAATCTATGTGGATGCTAATGGGGGATGGAACCTAGAGGATGCGCTTTTAATGTGTAACTGGTTGGGCGAGTTGGGAATTCGATATATCGAGCAACCGTTACCCAAAGGACAAGAACAGGATTTAGAGATATTGTACGCGCGATCGCCCCTACCGATCTTTGTCGATGAAAGCTGCTTCACCAGCCAAGACATTCCCAAACTGGCCGACAAAGTACATGGCATCAACATTAAACTGATGAAAGCTGGCGGTTTAACTGAAGCCCTGCGTATGGTACACGCCGCCAAAGCTTGTGGCTTACAAATCATGTTCGGCTGTTATTCCGATAGCAGCCTAGCCAATACCGCCGCCGCCCAACTTGCCCCCTTTGCAGATTACCTCGATCTAGACAGTCATCTCAATCTTCTCGACGATCCCTTCAGCGGTGCAACCCTACAAGAGAGTAAACTGATTCCCAACGACTTACCCGGTTTAGGTGTCACCAGAGGCGAAGAACCCTCACCCCAAGAACAAGCCATCGCCAAGTCTCGCGATCGCAGATTAATGATTGACTAA
- a CDS encoding tetratricopeptide repeat protein, producing MSNPKRKSNDRVFQWLGISCIILAVGLNFALKLTAAQYAVQGKIANRSGDYFTAESHLRKAIQLNPRHSRAYYRLGEALDGQGRYEEAIANYRQFLRLRPNSDLGYNTLGLALYNQGRLDEAIDCYRRAISINPNFSYAYNNLGLALSQQGKTGEAIANYRHALKINPDYVNVYLNLGLMVNEQGNLEEAIAYYRKAIQIDPYRASGYYYISYALYDQGKVDEAIDYSRQALKLFDSSRNAPNPALIHNWLGYMLQEQGKITEAIEEYQRAIILEPSLVEAQDNLQYAQQLLNSQKSALPSQ from the coding sequence GTGAGCAATCCTAAGAGAAAATCCAACGATCGCGTTTTTCAATGGCTAGGGATATCCTGCATAATTTTAGCTGTGGGACTAAACTTTGCTCTTAAACTGACTGCTGCCCAATACGCAGTTCAGGGAAAGATAGCTAACCGTTCAGGAGATTATTTTACAGCCGAGAGTCATTTGCGAAAGGCTATACAACTCAATCCCAGGCACTCTAGAGCTTATTATCGTCTAGGCGAAGCTTTAGATGGACAGGGAAGATATGAAGAAGCGATCGCAAACTATCGTCAGTTTCTCCGACTTCGACCCAATTCCGATCTAGGTTACAATACTTTGGGTCTTGCTTTATACAATCAGGGAAGACTGGATGAGGCGATTGATTGCTATCGTCGCGCTATCAGCATTAATCCTAATTTCTCCTATGCTTATAATAATCTCGGTCTTGCCTTATCTCAGCAGGGGAAAACCGGGGAGGCGATCGCAAATTACCGTCATGCTCTAAAAATTAATCCTGATTATGTCAATGTTTACCTCAATCTGGGCCTAATGGTAAACGAACAGGGAAATTTAGAGGAAGCGATCGCTTACTATCGTAAAGCTATTCAAATCGACCCGTATCGAGCCTCTGGTTACTACTATATAAGCTATGCTTTATACGACCAAGGAAAAGTTGATGAGGCAATCGACTACTCTCGCCAAGCTCTGAAATTATTCGACTCGTCGAGAAATGCTCCCAACCCCGCTTTGATTCACAACTGGTTAGGGTACATGTTGCAAGAGCAAGGCAAAATAACAGAAGCGATTGAAGAGTATCAACGAGCGATTATCCTTGAGCCAAGTTTAGTTGAGGCTCAAGATAATCTGCAATACGCTCAACAACTTTTGAACTCGCAGAAAAGTGCTTTACCCTCTCAGTAG
- a CDS encoding tetratricopeptide repeat protein → MLRNIWQWLKQLWQRVFGNSSTPPPEAPPPEPPVSLTDAELEAIFLQLLEGVNQDWGRGRVQGFLIGKNVKDRDLIPWLRRFGAKLQEPPNSYEQRAKRLLLLANLNLGELSQVAGEIGKNLGVQVQQPISNSYGSTDSQDGEAKQAKTLNSDDNSEEADAWFNQGNEQFMRRDFLGAVACYDKAIEIKPDLHEAWYNRGGVLGNLGQLEEAIACYDKAIEIKPDLHEAWYNRGGVLGNLGQLEEAIASYRQALYHKPDFPEAWFNRGVALGNLGQFEEAIACCDQALKLQPDNYQARIFKGAILCDHLQQYEEAIASFDKVIEFKPDFHPAWSNRGVALDNLGQFEEAIASYDQAIEIKPDFPEAWSSRGVALFNLGQLEEAIASYDQAIEIKPDFPEAWSSRGVALADLGQLEEAIASFDQVIEIKPDDHQAWYNRSVALANLGQLEEAIASFDKALEIKPDDHQAWLMAGQAVGKLSQYQLQFPYLLTLHNPILKQWGYNGKITIYAAGLEQCQQDTHLEGWGRLHHFMGRAHYFQGRRDIRNRHLWREAAKEYNLALQTLTPQAYPELHLEVLQDYLKILFAWKATEKAQQIRRDGTDLFNRLLAECKSPGKKQQLERKFASFRQFTVDIIIQSGEPIAALELAEQGKNTCLSWFLDIDQSPTYSEIQQLLTPTTAIVYWHLSPIALHTFLLTSNAATPRLISSNSPQTETQQAIEHLQRFETWLKTWNEQYNAYRQGKKDEQPQDTTWRDTLPQRLHELSDILQIPYILTQLQNTPIQTLILIPHRDLHRLPLHTFFIDSFTTCYLPSAAIGLLQSSPSSPYTHLVNIESPNSTGFDPLPDAEIESNIIRQLFPTVTSLCDAEATQTEVLKALQTQAQVFHFTGHGTYNSPQPSLSALALSQEDRLTLTDLAELPKKAHKERPLNHYQLATLWACETAITGNETITTEYVGLVSVFLGLGVHQVLSTLWTVEDTSNALLSVEFYRLMVQDSLTPPLALQQAQHWLKTVTNAQLVQWYTQRAEEFTGPGAKYYQRAAKILQTKIAEAKIEPNHCRYEHPYYWAAFALSGNL, encoded by the coding sequence ATGCTACGCAACATTTGGCAGTGGTTGAAGCAGCTTTGGCAAAGAGTATTTGGCAATTCATCAACGCCACCCCCAGAAGCGCCACCCCCGGAACCTCCAGTAAGTCTCACTGATGCAGAACTAGAGGCGATATTTCTGCAACTCTTAGAAGGGGTAAATCAAGATTGGGGACGAGGAAGAGTTCAGGGTTTTTTGATTGGTAAAAATGTTAAAGATCGCGATCTAATTCCCTGGTTGCGTCGTTTTGGCGCAAAGTTGCAGGAGCCGCCGAACTCCTACGAACAACGCGCAAAACGCTTGCTGTTGTTGGCAAATTTGAATTTAGGCGAATTATCGCAAGTTGCAGGGGAGATTGGAAAAAACTTAGGCGTACAGGTTCAACAACCTATCAGTAATTCGTATGGATCGACAGATAGCCAGGATGGTGAGGCAAAGCAAGCAAAAACTCTAAATTCTGATGATAACAGTGAGGAGGCAGATGCTTGGTTTAACCAAGGTAATGAGCAATTTATGAGGCGCGATTTTTTAGGGGCTGTCGCCTGTTACGACAAAGCCATTGAAATCAAACCCGACTTGCATGAAGCTTGGTATAACCGGGGTGGGGTGTTGGGCAACTTAGGGCAGTTAGAAGAAGCGATCGCCTGTTACGACAAAGCCATTGAAATCAAACCCGACTTGCATGAAGCTTGGTATAACCGGGGTGGGGTGTTGGGCAACTTAGGGCAGTTAGAAGAAGCGATCGCCTCTTATCGGCAAGCTCTCTATCACAAACCTGACTTCCCCGAAGCTTGGTTCAACCGAGGTGTAGCATTGGGTAACTTAGGGCAATTTGAAGAAGCGATCGCCTGTTGTGACCAAGCTCTTAAACTCCAACCAGATAACTATCAAGCTCGGATTTTCAAAGGGGCTATACTGTGCGATCATTTACAACAGTATGAAGAAGCGATCGCTTCTTTCGATAAAGTCATCGAATTCAAACCCGACTTCCACCCAGCTTGGTCTAACCGGGGTGTGGCGTTGGATAACTTAGGGCAATTTGAAGAAGCGATCGCCTCTTATGACCAAGCCATTGAAATCAAACCCGACTTCCCCGAAGCTTGGTCTAGCCGGGGTGTAGCATTGTTTAACTTAGGGCAGTTAGAGGAGGCGATCGCCTCTTACGACCAAGCCATTGAAATCAAACCCGACTTCCCCGAAGCTTGGTCTAGCCGGGGTGTAGCATTGGCTGACTTAGGGCAGTTAGAGGAGGCGATCGCCTCTTTCGACCAAGTCATTGAAATCAAACCCGACGACCACCAAGCTTGGTATAACCGGAGTGTGGCGTTGGCTAACTTAGGGCAGTTAGAAGAAGCGATCGCCTCTTTCGACAAAGCCCTTGAAATCAAACCCGATGACCACCAAGCTTGGTTAATGGCAGGACAAGCAGTAGGTAAATTAAGCCAATATCAACTTCAGTTTCCTTACCTCCTCACCTTGCACAACCCCATCCTCAAACAATGGGGCTACAACGGAAAAATTACGATCTATGCAGCAGGCTTAGAACAGTGCCAACAAGACACCCATCTTGAAGGCTGGGGAAGGTTGCATCATTTCATGGGGAGGGCACACTACTTCCAAGGGCGACGAGATATCCGCAACCGTCACTTGTGGCGCGAAGCGGCGAAAGAATATAACCTCGCTCTGCAAACTCTCACCCCCCAAGCCTACCCCGAACTCCATCTGGAAGTCTTGCAAGACTACCTGAAAATCCTTTTCGCCTGGAAAGCAACAGAAAAAGCCCAACAAATTCGGCGAGATGGCACCGATCTTTTCAACCGCCTGCTAGCTGAATGCAAAAGTCCGGGTAAAAAACAACAACTCGAACGCAAATTCGCCAGCTTCCGCCAGTTCACTGTAGACATCATTATCCAATCTGGAGAACCCATCGCCGCCCTGGAACTCGCAGAACAAGGCAAAAACACCTGTCTCTCCTGGTTCCTCGATATCGACCAATCCCCCACCTACAGCGAGATTCAACAACTCCTCACCCCCACCACCGCCATCGTCTACTGGCATCTCAGCCCCATCGCCCTGCATACCTTCCTCCTCACCTCCAATGCAGCAACCCCGCGCTTAATTTCCTCCAACTCCCCCCAAACCGAAACCCAACAAGCGATCGAACACCTGCAACGCTTTGAAACCTGGCTAAAAACCTGGAACGAACAATACAACGCCTACCGCCAAGGCAAAAAAGACGAACAACCCCAAGACACCACCTGGCGCGACACCCTCCCCCAACGCCTCCACGAACTCAGCGACATCCTCCAAATTCCCTACATCCTCACCCAACTGCAAAACACCCCCATCCAAACCCTAATCCTCATCCCCCACCGCGACTTACACCGCCTCCCCCTGCATACCTTCTTCATCGACTCATTCACCACCTGCTACCTCCCCAGCGCCGCAATAGGACTTTTGCAGAGTTCTCCATCCTCGCCCTATACCCACCTCGTCAATATCGAATCTCCCAACAGCACAGGCTTCGATCCCTTACCCGATGCTGAAATAGAGTCCAATATTATCCGCCAACTCTTCCCCACCGTCACCAGCCTTTGCGACGCAGAAGCCACCCAAACTGAAGTTCTCAAAGCCTTGCAAACCCAAGCCCAAGTCTTCCACTTTACCGGACATGGGACGTATAATTCTCCCCAACCCAGCCTATCTGCCCTCGCCCTCAGCCAAGAAGATCGACTCACCCTAACGGATCTCGCTGAACTCCCCAAGAAAGCCCACAAAGAACGTCCCTTAAATCACTACCAACTCGCCACCCTCTGGGCTTGCGAAACCGCCATTACAGGCAACGAAACCATTACCACCGAGTATGTCGGTTTAGTCAGCGTCTTTTTAGGCTTAGGCGTGCATCAAGTCCTCAGTACCCTGTGGACTGTTGAAGATACTTCCAACGCTTTACTCAGCGTCGAATTCTATCGCTTAATGGTTCAAGACTCCTTAACCCCACCCCTCGCCCTCCAACAAGCCCAACACTGGCTAAAAACCGTCACAAACGCCCAACTTGTCCAATGGTACACCCAACGAGCAGAAGAATTTACTGGGCCAGGTGCAAAATACTACCAACGCGCCGCCAAAATTCTCCAAACCAAGATTGCTGAGGCTAAAATTGAGCCAAACCATTGCCGTTACGAACATCCTTACTACTGGGCTGCTTTTGCACTCTCAGGTAATCTATGA
- a CDS encoding DUF4351 domain-containing protein yields MIDHDRLFKELLSTFFREFIELFLPNVARYIEADSITFLNQEVFTDITSGERRTVDLLAQVRFRGEDTCFLIHVENQAASQAGFARRMFHYFARLDEKYALPIYPVVIFSFETPQRQESDRYQVEFPDRRVLDFSFVAIQLNRLNWRDFLSASNPIAAALMAKMKIQPEDRPKVKAECLRLLATLRLDPARMQLISGFVDTYLKLNPSEEVLFKAELDAMDLSEEEQVMEIVTSWMERGIEQGLQQGFQQGLQQALQRESALILRLIKTRFSNLSPTLEERISRLSIAEIELLGESLFDFATEAEVSTWLEQREQRQEVEAGVLERLVQSFERVSLDVEKQIRSLPPERLTEFATLEFSTEEAMVSWLN; encoded by the coding sequence ATGATTGACCACGATCGCCTGTTTAAAGAACTCCTGTCAACCTTCTTTCGGGAATTCATCGAGCTATTTTTACCCAATGTTGCCCGTTATATTGAAGCAGACTCCATCACCTTCCTCAACCAAGAAGTCTTTACCGATATCACCTCTGGGGAACGTCGAACCGTTGACTTACTCGCACAAGTCAGATTTCGCGGCGAAGACACCTGCTTTTTGATTCACGTCGAGAACCAAGCCGCATCTCAAGCCGGGTTTGCGCGGCGGATGTTCCATTACTTTGCGCGGCTAGATGAAAAGTACGCCTTACCCATCTACCCCGTCGTCATTTTCTCCTTTGAGACACCCCAACGCCAAGAGAGCGATCGCTATCAGGTTGAATTCCCCGACCGCAGAGTGCTAGATTTTAGTTTCGTGGCTATCCAGCTTAATCGCCTCAACTGGCGGGATTTTCTCTCGGCTTCTAACCCCATCGCCGCCGCCTTAATGGCCAAAATGAAGATTCAGCCAGAAGATAGACCAAAAGTTAAAGCCGAATGTCTGCGCCTCCTAGCAACTCTCCGCCTAGATCCCGCTAGAATGCAATTAATTTCCGGCTTTGTCGATACCTATCTCAAGCTGAACCCATCCGAAGAAGTCTTATTCAAAGCCGAACTCGACGCAATGGATTTATCCGAGGAGGAACAAGTTATGGAAATTGTCACCAGTTGGATGGAAAGAGGAATCGAACAAGGCTTACAACAAGGCTTTCAACAGGGCTTACAACAAGCTTTACAGCGCGAATCAGCCTTAATTTTACGCCTCATCAAAACTCGCTTTAGCAATCTTTCGCCTACTCTTGAAGAGAGAATCAGCAGATTATCTATTGCTGAGATTGAGTTGTTAGGCGAAAGCTTGTTTGATTTTGCTACAGAAGCAGAGGTTAGCACTTGGCTAGAACAACGCGAACAGCGTCAGGAAGTAGAAGCGGGAGTCTTGGAACGGCTGGTTCAAAGCTTTGAACGAGTTTCTTTAGATGTTGAAAAACAAATCCGCAGTTTACCCCCAGAACGACTTACAGAATTTGCAACCCTTGAGTTTTCTACAGAAGAAGCAATGGTGAGTTGGTTAAATTAG